In one window of Rhinopithecus roxellana isolate Shanxi Qingling chromosome 15, ASM756505v1, whole genome shotgun sequence DNA:
- the ANKRD49 gene encoding ankyrin repeat domain-containing protein 49, which yields MEKEKGNDDGIPDQENSLDFSEHFNQLELLETHGHLIPTGTQSLWVGNSDEDEEQDDKNEEWYRLQEKKMEKDPSKLLLWAAEKNRLTTVRRLLSEKATHVNTRDEDEYTPLHRAAYSGHLDIVRELIAQGADVHAVTVDGWTPLHSACKWNNTRVASFLLQHDADINAQTKGLLTPLHLAAGNRDSKDTLELLLMNRYVKPGLKNNLEETAFDIARRTSIYHYLFEIVEGCTNSSPQS from the exons atggaaaaagaaaaaggaaatgatgatGGAATACCAGACCAAGAGAATTCCTTGGATTTTTCTGAACACTTTAACCAACTTGAATTGTTGGAAACACATGGACACCTTATTCCTACTGGTACTCAAAGTCTTTGGGTAGGCAATTCTGATGAAGATGAGGAGCAAGATGACAAAAATGAAGAGTGGTATcgattgcaagaaaaaaaaatggaaaaagacccAAGCAAATTGCTTCTTTGGGCTGCTGAAAAAAAtcgg cTAACTACAGTGCGGAGACTACTTTCTGAAAAGGCCACTCATGTGAACACTAGGGATGAAGATGAGTATACCCCTCTTCATCGCGCAGCCTACAGTGGACACTTAGATATTGTCCGGGAGCTCATTGCACAGGGGGCAGACGTTCATGCAGTGACTGTGGATGGCTGGACGCCCCTGCACAGTGCTTGTAAGTGGAATAATACCAGAGTGGCTTCTTTCTTACTGCAGCATGATGCAGATATCAATGCCCAAACAAAAGGCCTCTTGACCCCCTTGCATCTTGCTGCTGGAAACAGAGACAGCAAGGATACCCTAGAACTCCTCTTGATGAACCGTTATGTCAAACCAGGGCTGAAAAACAACCTGGAAGAAACTGCATTTGATATTGCCAGGAGGACGAGTATCTATCACTACCTCTTTGAAATTGTGGAAGGCTGTACAAA